The Metabacillus schmidteae genome has a segment encoding these proteins:
- a CDS encoding DUF3888 domain-containing protein yields the protein MKPFKNSMVLMLLILLFSTQLTYAEEYHRKGYSEDLYNATQEVTEEQYLKNFMIELFMPYIVKETQKYYRDQSATGIKYDWENKYNVVEIIHQINQEKDNEFYNYVVKFTVIVHNGDIKNYKQFGTDTLTFRVNPFLINHKEIKEQPAIKLVDYKHNEPKSK from the coding sequence ATGAAACCATTTAAAAATTCGATGGTTCTAATGTTACTTATACTTTTATTCTCTACACAGCTTACTTATGCAGAAGAATATCATCGTAAGGGGTATAGTGAGGACCTGTATAATGCAACTCAAGAAGTAACAGAAGAACAATATCTTAAAAACTTTATGATCGAGCTTTTTATGCCTTATATAGTCAAAGAAACTCAAAAATACTACAGAGATCAATCGGCAACTGGTATAAAGTATGACTGGGAAAATAAGTACAATGTAGTTGAAATTATTCATCAGATAAACCAAGAAAAAGACAATGAATTCTACAACTATGTTGTTAAATTTACGGTTATTGTTCATAACGGAGATATAAAAAACTATAAACAATTTGGGACTGACACTTTAACATTTCGTGTTAATCCATTTCTAATCAACCACAAGGAAATAAAAGAACAACCAGCAATTAAACTCGTCGATTACAAACACAATGAACCAAAAAGTAAGTAG
- a CDS encoding DUF4083 family protein, whose translation MYLNYATIKCDTINTNIVKVGNCVDIWDVVLLVGNFIISFVVFIVSFYIYSSYIGKKYKKSNNIEEKLDRIIDLLEKDKKA comes from the coding sequence ATGTATTTAAACTATGCAACAATTAAATGTGATACAATAAATACAAATATTGTAAAGGTAGGTAATTGTGTGGATATATGGGATGTAGTACTTCTAGTAGGGAATTTTATTATAAGTTTTGTGGTATTCATTGTTTCCTTTTATATTTACAGTTCCTACATAGGGAAAAAATATAAAAAATCGAATAACATTGAAGAAAAGCTTGATAGAATAATTGATTTACTCGAAAAGGATAAAAAGGCATAG
- a CDS encoding DUF3997 domain-containing protein produces MFNNQTYHYLIIAVALLFILTSCSGTADYSIDLPGDYAVVRKSAHQVNISPKEGDNIWGSDVIPPKVVEVAWDSNYILAKQFGLIDDPESSNGYQIPDIENVHFWIFNYKLGEVYGPLDEENFSRKKNELGISKNVILKEIEDIQ; encoded by the coding sequence ATGTTTAATAACCAAACATATCACTATTTAATAATAGCTGTAGCACTATTATTCATTTTAACTAGCTGCTCAGGAACGGCAGATTACAGCATTGATCTCCCTGGTGATTACGCTGTTGTTAGAAAATCTGCGCATCAAGTGAATATAAGCCCTAAAGAAGGTGATAACATTTGGGGAAGTGATGTTATTCCACCAAAAGTTGTCGAGGTTGCATGGGATAGTAATTATATTCTAGCAAAACAATTTGGATTAATAGATGATCCAGAGAGTAGTAATGGTTATCAAATACCTGATATAGAGAATGTTCATTTTTGGATATTTAATTATAAATTGGGAGAAGTATATGGTCCATTAGATGAAGAAAATTTTAGTCGAAAAAAGAATGAGCTAGGAATATCTAAAAATGTGATATTGAAAGAAATTGAAGATATACAGTAA
- a CDS encoding restriction endonuclease, protein MLFIEGLAAIILLAAFVHFTLSKKKNEYESSLLAEHIDKSDEMKRTLAMGLYLRFKKENHDNPPTYSSNYIKQDPAQFEHFVAEVIELAKGGSTWVSRSTGDFGIDFEHRTNEGLFLGQVKCYQGDLGFDPIALVHSNMVKDGAKGGYVITTGSFTKAARQYAEGLDIELIDGVKLVELWLAGLQKSEVEIKGLIPRHI, encoded by the coding sequence ATGCTTTTTATAGAAGGTTTAGCTGCAATTATATTACTCGCAGCTTTTGTACACTTTACATTATCAAAAAAGAAAAATGAATATGAGTCCTCCCTACTCGCTGAACATATTGATAAAAGTGATGAAATGAAACGAACGCTAGCCATGGGTTTATATTTAAGGTTCAAGAAGGAAAATCATGATAACCCTCCGACCTATTCGTCAAATTATATTAAGCAAGATCCCGCACAGTTTGAGCATTTCGTAGCAGAAGTGATAGAGCTTGCTAAGGGTGGTAGTACATGGGTTTCACGTTCAACTGGTGATTTTGGGATTGATTTTGAACACAGAACAAATGAAGGATTGTTCTTAGGACAAGTTAAATGTTATCAAGGTGACCTTGGATTTGATCCAATTGCGTTGGTACACTCCAATATGGTTAAAGATGGTGCCAAAGGTGGTTATGTGATTACAACTGGCTCATTTACGAAAGCTGCAAGGCAATATGCTGAGGGTTTAGACATAGAATTGATTGATGGTGTAAAGTTAGTGGAGTTATGGCTGGCAGGTTTACAAAAGTCCGAAGTAGAAATAAAGGGTCTAATTCCCAGGCATATATAG
- a CDS encoding GntR family transcriptional regulator: MNFNNREPVYIQVIRHFKEQMASGSLEPGQEISSRRELANKLKINPNTVQRAYKEMEDQGLIYTERNSPSRITKDEQILKEVREELILQAVDSFINSVRSIQVPLDEVLELIKNKYQMRNE; this comes from the coding sequence ATGAATTTTAATAATAGGGAACCTGTATATATTCAAGTTATCCGCCATTTTAAAGAGCAGATGGCATCAGGTAGCCTTGAGCCAGGACAAGAAATATCATCACGAAGAGAATTGGCAAATAAGTTAAAAATTAATCCAAATACTGTTCAAAGAGCTTATAAAGAAATGGAGGATCAGGGTTTGATCTATACAGAACGTAATTCCCCAAGTCGCATAACAAAGGACGAACAAATCTTAAAAGAAGTAAGAGAAGAACTGATTTTACAAGCTGTAGATTCTTTTATAAACTCGGTGCGCTCAATTCAAGTCCCATTAGATGAAGTATTAGAATTAATTAAAAACAAATATCAGATGAGAAATGAGTAA
- a CDS encoding helix-turn-helix domain-containing protein codes for MINKIISIPIKKIIYDKSSYRINLDNSSLFQDIGVNGLKDPLKVEGPNENEEYFLIKGYRRIDAINQIRKQNPNRFNTVDCFLVGNISSNINRNIERLGESLHSKRMIGSEKQFIIEETLASGLSDKELARRLNVDVATIRRYKKGTEVPKELRLEFARYRASQEALRVIYNLDVVPELYEILLENLREGLITTVHSDAIKKISKDPLFKELDTNGQEESINEAIKSAKFTEEHAQKINYKIAINENPHLFNDLINNWIKDVNKELEILSNSINPEVSKYVNEFDKQKIKRSLNDLNRKLKWVYGEKTKKDGYQYRFTEEDTNNGG; via the coding sequence TTGATTAACAAAATTATTAGCATACCGATTAAAAAAATAATATATGATAAATCTTCGTATAGAATTAACTTGGATAATAGCTCCTTGTTTCAGGATATAGGTGTAAATGGATTAAAGGACCCTCTTAAGGTCGAAGGGCCCAATGAAAATGAAGAGTATTTTCTTATTAAAGGATATAGAAGGATCGATGCAATAAATCAAATACGAAAACAAAACCCAAATAGGTTTAACACAGTAGATTGCTTTTTAGTTGGAAATATATCTTCAAATATTAATAGAAACATAGAAAGGTTAGGGGAGTCATTACACAGTAAAAGAATGATCGGCAGCGAGAAGCAGTTCATAATTGAAGAAACACTTGCTAGCGGACTTTCAGATAAAGAATTAGCAAGAAGGTTAAATGTTGACGTGGCAACTATTAGAAGGTATAAGAAAGGCACAGAAGTTCCAAAAGAATTACGATTAGAATTTGCTAGGTATAGAGCCAGTCAAGAGGCTTTAAGAGTTATCTATAATTTAGATGTGGTTCCTGAATTGTATGAAATCCTTCTTGAAAATTTGAGAGAAGGGTTGATTACGACGGTCCATTCTGATGCTATTAAAAAGATTAGTAAAGATCCTTTATTTAAAGAGTTAGATACGAATGGGCAAGAGGAATCAATAAATGAAGCAATAAAAAGCGCAAAATTCACAGAAGAACATGCACAGAAAATAAATTATAAAATTGCAATTAATGAAAACCCACACCTGTTCAACGATTTAATAAACAATTGGATAAAAGACGTGAACAAAGAATTGGAGATTCTCTCAAATAGTATAAATCCAGAAGTATCTAAATACGTGAACGAGTTTGATAAGCAGAAAATAAAGAGATCACTTAATGATCTAAACCGTAAGTTGAAGTGGGTGTATGGTGAAAAGACAAAAAAAGATGGCTACCAATATCGTTTCACTGAAGAAGATACAAATAATGGTGGTTAA
- a CDS encoding SMODS domain-containing nucleotidyltransferase has protein sequence MKLNDYFKKFVANISLNPTRIARIESAITNWETKFKEDEELKDKFIDYYTQGSYSTDTGVRPKGEEEFDVDVVLVLDISEADEPKETLNWIKDRIKSHKGFENRVKAKDRCVRIDYAKDFHVDVVPAFVYGDYIKIPSKKESEWTKTNPTGFKDWCDGINNDSDDYFSKTVKVIKHWRDEKVGKDTAPKSILLTTLVGNAHIKKTSIAETLVETLDNMKDHLRDLVNGLEENDDVPFVENPSLADENLARNWTKLKAQRFLNKLTTLKEDCQAALDEKNKEESIKLWQDIFGSSYFPSELGEASNMARSIQSGSVLVSSTGELNSFQGTPIKEHRFYGEGKNE, from the coding sequence TTGAAATTAAATGACTATTTTAAAAAATTTGTTGCAAACATCTCATTAAACCCTACTAGAATTGCTCGAATTGAGAGTGCAATTACTAATTGGGAAACCAAATTTAAAGAAGATGAAGAGCTAAAAGATAAGTTTATAGATTACTATACACAAGGATCTTATAGCACTGATACAGGTGTACGGCCTAAAGGTGAAGAGGAATTCGATGTAGATGTGGTATTAGTGTTAGATATAAGTGAAGCTGATGAACCTAAGGAAACCCTTAATTGGATCAAAGATAGAATAAAAAGTCACAAAGGATTTGAAAACCGTGTAAAAGCGAAGGATCGATGCGTAAGAATTGATTATGCAAAGGATTTCCATGTAGATGTGGTACCTGCTTTTGTTTATGGCGATTATATTAAGATCCCATCGAAAAAAGAGAGTGAATGGACGAAAACAAATCCCACAGGCTTTAAAGACTGGTGCGATGGTATTAATAATGATTCGGATGATTATTTTTCTAAGACAGTAAAGGTAATAAAGCATTGGCGAGATGAAAAAGTAGGAAAAGATACAGCACCTAAATCAATACTGCTAACAACACTTGTGGGTAACGCTCATATTAAAAAAACATCAATTGCTGAAACTCTTGTTGAAACATTAGACAATATGAAAGATCACTTAAGAGATCTTGTTAATGGGTTAGAAGAAAATGATGATGTGCCTTTTGTAGAAAACCCTTCTTTAGCTGATGAAAACTTAGCTCGAAATTGGACCAAGTTAAAAGCACAGAGATTTTTAAATAAATTAACCACATTAAAAGAAGACTGCCAAGCTGCATTAGATGAAAAAAATAAAGAAGAATCAATTAAACTATGGCAAGATATTTTCGGTAGTTCATATTTTCCGTCTGAACTTGGAGAAGCATCAAATATGGCTCGAAGTATTCAATCTGGATCTGTATTAGTTAGTTCAACAGGCGAGTTGAATTCATTCCAAGGAACTCCGATTAAAGAACATCGTTTTTATGGAGAAGGTAAGAATGAGTAA
- a CDS encoding CBASS cGAMP-activated phospholipase: MNWNQYKEGKIPTKHPNELKILCIDGGGMKGIVPAIYLKRIEEQLGAPIYKFFDMICGTSTGGIIALGLTAGISAKDISDLYIKKGQEIFPKNLFTNNLKSSKYSNKNLLSLLKQTFGDRKIEDAHTMICIPSIEHHKAEPKVFKTPHHSDYILDGCRYMWEVALATSAAPLYFPAAEIGESECKIDGGLWANNPLLVAIAEAKKLGFDLDQVKIFSLGTGDAIYQVNNEVAKNSGLLSWKTGIVDLTFQVQSKSATYTASYLLGDNLCRVSPTFGRRLELDTTEKEDVEYMINEANQLYEKTFIKQNVRDKFFSSLSKVKH; the protein is encoded by the coding sequence TTGAATTGGAATCAGTATAAAGAAGGAAAGATACCTACTAAACACCCAAATGAGTTAAAAATATTATGTATAGATGGCGGTGGAATGAAAGGTATAGTCCCAGCTATCTATTTAAAACGTATTGAAGAACAGTTAGGTGCTCCTATATATAAATTCTTTGATATGATTTGTGGAACCTCGACAGGTGGAATAATAGCCTTAGGATTAACTGCTGGAATTAGCGCAAAAGACATATCTGATCTTTATATTAAAAAAGGGCAAGAAATCTTTCCTAAAAATCTATTTACTAATAATCTTAAGTCTTCTAAGTATTCAAATAAAAATTTACTTTCGCTTTTAAAGCAAACATTTGGTGATAGAAAAATAGAAGATGCGCACACGATGATCTGCATTCCTTCCATTGAACATCACAAAGCAGAGCCAAAAGTATTTAAAACTCCTCATCATAGTGACTATATTTTAGATGGGTGTAGATATATGTGGGAGGTAGCACTTGCTACTTCTGCAGCACCGTTATATTTTCCTGCAGCTGAAATTGGTGAATCTGAGTGTAAGATAGATGGTGGCTTATGGGCAAACAATCCTTTATTGGTGGCAATAGCAGAGGCAAAAAAACTTGGATTCGACCTTGATCAGGTAAAGATTTTCTCGTTAGGAACAGGGGATGCTATCTACCAAGTCAATAACGAAGTAGCTAAAAATAGTGGACTGTTGAGTTGGAAAACAGGCATTGTTGATCTTACTTTCCAGGTCCAATCAAAATCGGCTACTTATACTGCTAGTTACCTGTTAGGAGACAATTTGTGTAGAGTTTCACCTACTTTTGGTAGAAGGCTTGAATTAGATACTACTGAAAAAGAAGATGTAGAATATATGATTAATGAGGCAAATCAGCTTTACGAAAAGACGTTTATTAAACAAAATGTAAGAGATAAGTTCTTTAGCTCTTTAAGTAAAGTTAAACATTAA
- a CDS encoding ABC transporter ATP-binding protein, with translation MIEVKNVRKKFGRKNVLKDISFSAEKGEITCLIGLNGAGKTTILNAIMGLTPIQGGQILINGEVLHKESYEKISYIPDTISMSPQIKISQGFQFMDDFYSSWNQKKAYELLDFFTLSENERISRLSKGNIAKLNILLGLSLDVEFIIMDEPFSGIDLFSREQISEVFTSDLIEDRGVIITTHEINEIEHLIDKAILLNDGTVLKEFCTEEIREKEGKSVVDVMREVYQK, from the coding sequence ATGATTGAAGTAAAAAATGTCAGAAAAAAATTTGGTAGAAAAAATGTATTAAAGGACATATCCTTTAGTGCTGAAAAGGGAGAAATAACATGTCTGATTGGATTAAACGGTGCTGGTAAAACGACTATTTTAAATGCCATAATGGGGCTTACACCTATACAAGGTGGTCAAATTCTAATAAACGGAGAAGTATTACATAAAGAAAGTTATGAAAAAATTAGTTATATACCAGATACAATTAGCATGTCACCACAAATAAAAATCTCACAAGGTTTTCAGTTTATGGATGATTTTTATTCTTCATGGAATCAAAAGAAAGCATATGAACTTCTAGATTTTTTTACATTAAGTGAAAATGAACGAATATCTAGACTATCTAAAGGAAATATTGCAAAATTGAATATTCTTCTAGGATTATCCCTTGATGTAGAATTCATTATCATGGATGAACCCTTTTCAGGTATTGACTTGTTTAGTCGAGAACAAATTTCAGAAGTATTTACTAGTGATCTTATTGAAGATCGGGGAGTAATTATTACAACTCATGAAATTAATGAAATAGAGCATTTAATTGATAAAGCAATTCTATTAAACGACGGAACTGTGTTAAAGGAATTTTGTACTGAAGAAATTCGTGAAAAAGAAGGCAAATCTGTTGTAGATGTTATGCGGGAGGTATATCAAAAATGA
- a CDS encoding restriction endonuclease — MYQSRISNRYLGESKLITAKTQLDFDQKVRKQKEAWKKKEIIEKAKIKAIEDTDKALDLIYQYQSLLLSSTLKQHKFNWDELYRNESFNGVEPNLEEFIQHVGVPKENKFIEFFLESERTKRLEKEKEAQALYLNAKSEYEHTRNEFYNEQKHHNQSIDNFKKAYEEFVTPFVERYFTAVLNSSIYPKGLKKNFDVQYLNETKTLIIDFDLPHHDDLPQITEHRFVQARQVVSVKTMKKKDFDPYYDDVLYQITLRTIHECLDSDYADSVELIVFNGWSRGVDTSNGQDFHSCILSLQTSKSEFQNLNLTKVVPKDCFRSLKGINAGALHQLAPIRPIMHLDKDDKRFIESKEILAEVNSIPNLAEMPWDDFEHLVTELFSLYFSKDGIEVKVTRSSRDGGVDAVAIDPDPIRGGKFIIQAKRYNNVVPITAVRELNGIMSDEVASKGILVTTSYFGNDTREFVKDKPITLIDGPNLMSLFQDFGYKVRIDLVKKEKAN; from the coding sequence TTGTATCAATCACGTATTTCGAATAGATATTTAGGTGAATCAAAATTGATTACAGCTAAGACACAACTTGATTTTGATCAAAAGGTTAGAAAGCAAAAAGAAGCATGGAAAAAGAAAGAAATAATTGAAAAAGCAAAGATAAAAGCAATTGAAGACACGGACAAAGCCCTTGATTTAATATATCAATACCAATCATTACTTTTATCGTCCACTTTAAAACAACATAAATTTAATTGGGATGAACTTTATAGAAATGAGTCATTTAACGGAGTCGAGCCTAATCTAGAAGAGTTTATTCAACATGTAGGTGTTCCAAAAGAAAACAAGTTTATTGAATTTTTTCTCGAATCGGAAAGAACAAAACGATTGGAAAAAGAAAAAGAAGCTCAGGCACTTTATTTAAATGCAAAATCTGAATATGAGCATACAAGAAATGAATTTTACAATGAACAAAAACATCATAACCAATCAATTGATAATTTTAAAAAGGCGTATGAAGAGTTTGTTACTCCTTTTGTTGAGAGATATTTTACTGCAGTTTTAAATAGCTCTATATATCCTAAAGGATTAAAGAAGAATTTCGATGTCCAATATCTTAACGAAACCAAAACATTAATCATAGACTTTGATCTGCCGCATCATGACGATCTACCTCAAATCACTGAGCATAGGTTTGTACAAGCAAGACAAGTAGTATCAGTTAAAACCATGAAGAAAAAGGACTTTGACCCATATTACGACGATGTTTTATATCAAATAACACTTCGAACAATTCATGAATGCCTGGATTCTGATTATGCTGATTCTGTGGAATTGATTGTATTTAATGGATGGTCTCGAGGAGTAGACACATCAAACGGACAGGATTTTCACTCTTGTATTTTAAGCTTACAAACTTCTAAATCAGAATTTCAAAACTTAAACCTTACAAAGGTCGTACCAAAAGATTGTTTTCGCAGCTTAAAAGGTATAAACGCTGGAGCTCTTCATCAACTAGCACCTATTAGGCCAATCATGCATTTAGATAAGGATGACAAACGTTTTATCGAATCGAAAGAAATTCTCGCTGAGGTCAATTCAATCCCTAACTTAGCAGAAATGCCATGGGACGATTTTGAACATTTAGTCACTGAATTGTTCAGCCTATATTTTTCAAAAGATGGTATAGAAGTTAAGGTGACAAGAAGTAGCCGTGATGGTGGTGTGGATGCAGTTGCTATTGATCCTGATCCTATACGCGGGGGGAAATTTATCATACAAGCTAAACGTTACAATAACGTTGTTCCAATTACAGCTGTACGTGAATTAAACGGTATAATGTCCGATGAAGTAGCATCAAAAGGAATTCTTGTTACCACTAGTTATTTTGGTAATGATACTAGAGAATTTGTTAAAGATAAGCCAATTACGTTGATAGATGGACCGAATTTAATGAGTTTATTTCAAGACTTTGGTTATAAAGTCCGTATTGATCTAGTTAAGAAAGAAAAAGCCAATTAA